The Actinomycetota bacterium genomic sequence AAATAAACAGAAACAGGTTCAGGCATATAGAAATAATTAATTTCGGAAGCGATAACAGATATATGTTTATTTTAATTACAGATTCAGGCAGAGTGATAAAAGCATCTTTTGAAATCGAAGGCGAATATAATGACCTTGATCTTCAGAGAGTAAGAAACATACTCAACACGGAATTAAAAAACAAATATATACATGAGATAAATGAAAATCTTAAAATAAAGATTCTTGAGAATGAAGGCTCTCTTCTTTTCATGATAAATAAAATGCTGAAAATAATAAAAAGTTTTGAGGAAAATACCAGCCACTACAACCGTATATTTATAAAAGGCGCTTTAAGCATTTTGAAAGATCCGGAATTCATCGATTTCAACAAAGTCAAAAACATTATAGATCTTCTTGAAAATGATTATCTTCTTATGGAACTGCTTGAAAATTATTCCTGTGATGAGGAAATAGATGTCAGAATAGGCAGTGAGATTTATGGAAAAGATACCTGCGACTTAAGCCTTGTATCGACAAAATACT encodes the following:
- the hrcA gene encoding heat-inducible transcription repressor HrcA; protein product: MKLNQRKKEILKNIIDSFIDKAEPVSSSYIAENNKLNLSSATIRKEMSELEEMGFLSHPHTSAGRVPTDQGYRYYVDNFVLKGQLVKAGIGKKNLPINIPVDKNMDLEKILILAAELLFKFTNYLSMVVAPEINRNRFRHIEIINFGSDNRYMFILITDSGRVIKASFEIEGEYNDLDLQRVRNILNTELKNKYIHEINENLKIKILENEGSLLFMINKMLKIIKSFEENTSHYNRIFIKGALSILKDPEFIDFNKVKNIIDLLENDYLLMELLENYSCDEEIDVRIGSEIYGKDTCDLSLVSTKYCYDGNSIGSIGIIGPKRMDYFKVINTLSTFRANLTDALNLKS